In one window of Tolypothrix sp. PCC 7712 DNA:
- a CDS encoding DUF2808 domain-containing protein codes for MKKIWIYTGTVFALGTIAFICMTKANAKETNVDNNLQYPTNSWRFVKHTFRLNIPKNNNALSQLIIETPSTVAVSNDIDVLDVNEQKINTNISANGRQIIIEFPEKVISNTKLLVNFNKVQQPFTGPDSVYRFSVKVVGSEVEIPIGLAKFPTF; via the coding sequence ATGAAGAAAATATGGATTTACACAGGTACAGTATTTGCTCTTGGCACTATAGCTTTCATTTGCATGACCAAGGCAAATGCTAAGGAGACTAATGTTGATAATAATTTGCAATATCCTACTAATAGCTGGCGTTTTGTAAAACATACTTTTCGGTTAAATATCCCCAAAAATAACAACGCTCTTTCTCAACTTATTATTGAAACTCCATCTACTGTAGCAGTGAGTAATGATATTGATGTCTTGGATGTGAATGAGCAGAAAATTAATACTAATATTTCCGCCAATGGCAGACAAATTATTATAGAGTTCCCTGAAAAGGTTATTTCTAACACTAAGCTCTTAGTTAATTTTAATAAAGTTCAACAACCATTTACAGGCCCGGATTCTGTATACCGCTTTTCAGTGAAAGTTGTTGGCAGTGAGGTAGAGATTCCTATTGGTTTAGCTAAATTCCCTACATTTTAA